The following coding sequences are from one Nilaparvata lugens isolate BPH chromosome 6, ASM1435652v1, whole genome shotgun sequence window:
- the LOC120352070 gene encoding uncharacterized protein LOC120352070, whose translation MEEFVVPIKDGEKPTKKTPDKSTWKRTKEKIARHKPSQMPEFPKCNHFTGAFQCRTLTMRDVQKFHGLFYKRPERQHQNNFILRNVEIKNVQRRRSREHKTKEKSQLLRTTKYFVKTTAGDKVPVCMNSFLSILGVSRFRVNNITNELKKNGEVVERRGVSQEREVLNTKNQYYEFYQHIEMC comes from the exons ATGGAAGAGTTTGTAGTTCCAATCAAAGATGGTGAAAAACCAACAAAGAAAACTCCTGACAAAAGTACATGGAAACGCACGAAAGAAAAGATTGCCAG ACACAAGCCATCACAGATGCCAGAATTCCCCAAATGCAACCACTTTACTGGGGCATTCCAGTGCCGCACATTAACAATGAGAGACGTACAAAAATTCCATGGTTTATTCTACAAACGCCCGGAACGCCAAcaccaaaataattttattcttcgAAATGTGGAAATAAAGAACGTTCAGAGGAGGAGATCAAGAGAACACAAAACTAAAGAAAAATCACAACTACTGAGGACTACAAAATATTTCGTCAAAACTACAGCAGGAGATAAAGTGCCAGTCTGTATGAAcagttttttatcaattctagGCGTATCCCGATTTCGTGTCAATAATATCacaaatgagttgaaaaaaaatggtgAAGTAGTTGAAAGAAGAGGGGTTTCGCAAGAAAGAGAAGTACTCAACACAAAAAATCAgtattatgaattttatcaacaCATTGAAATGTGTTGA